The Streptomyces sp. NBC_00236 DNA window GGAGCGGGCGAGTATGTCGTCCAGGACGCGGGCAGTGGTCTCCACGTCGTACGTGGAGTTGTCGATGATCGGCAGACCGGAGCCGTACCATCCGGCCATCCGGCCGTGGATCCGGGCGACCTCCTCGTCGGAGAGGCGGCGGTTGCCGCTGCGGGCGGCGTTGCGCTCCAGGACGACCTCCAGGCCGGGCAGCAGGACGACGGGGAGCAGGCCGGGGCCGACGTGGCGCTTCCAGCCGCCGAGGCCGACGACGGGGCGGTCCGGGAAGACCGCGTCGTCGAGAATGCAGGAGATGCCGTTGGCGAGGAAGTTGCGGGCCGCGAAGCCGCAGGTGCGGCGGGCCAGCCGGTACTGGGCCTCGGACTGGTCGTTCCACCCCGCCTGCGGATCGGCGAAGCCGGAGCAGACCCACTCACGGACGTCGTCGAGGCTGACGTGGGCGGTGGGGACGCGGCGGCGGGCGGCCCAGAGCTTGGCCACCGTGGTCTTCCCGGCGCCTGCCGGGCCGATCAGGAGGACGGCGAGGGTCGCGGTGCCGGTGCCGGGCCCGGCGGGCGGCACGGGCAGCGGTACGGGTCCGCCGGGCGGCAGCTGGATGTGCCCGGTGGTCTCCCTGGAGACCGGGGCGGGGGCGTGGTGCGGGGCGGGTCCGGTCCAGCCCTGGCCGCCCGGCCCCTGCGGGGCGGGCGGTACCTGAGGCGGCGGACCCGGGTGACCGCCGGGGGGCTGGACGGGCGGGCCGGCCGGAGGCTGGGCCGGCGGGCGGGCGGGCCCGGGAACGGGCGGGCCCGGGTGGCCGGGGTGCTGGGCCTGGTGCGACCAGCCGACGGGCCCGTTTCCGGGTCCCTGGGGCGGCGGCAGCGGGGCCCCCACTGCGTGCTGCATCCGGTGGCACTCCGTCTCGTACAGGCAACTGGCGCTGGTGGAACGGCAACCGTACCTTCCCCGGCCGCCATGGAGGCAACGACCGGGGAGGGTCCACAGTGCCCCGTCGGCCAGTCGGCCTTCCGGTGCGGAGGTGCGTCAGTCCGTCAGCTCGTCCGCCAGCGCGCGCAGCGCGAGCCGGTAGGAGCCGATGCCGAATCCGGCCACGGTCCCGGTGGCCACGGGCGCGACCACGGAGGTGTGGCGGAATTCCTCCCGCGCGTACGGGTTCGAGATGTGGACCTCGATCAGCGGGGCGGTGCGCTGGGCCGCCGCGTCCCGCA harbors:
- a CDS encoding Pro-rich N-terminal domain-containing protein — its product is MQHAVGAPLPPPQGPGNGPVGWSHQAQHPGHPGPPVPGPARPPAQPPAGPPVQPPGGHPGPPPQVPPAPQGPGGQGWTGPAPHHAPAPVSRETTGHIQLPPGGPVPLPVPPAGPGTGTATLAVLLIGPAGAGKTTVAKLWAARRRVPTAHVSLDDVREWVCSGFADPQAGWNDQSEAQYRLARRTCGFAARNFLANGISCILDDAVFPDRPVVGLGGWKRHVGPGLLPVVLLPGLEVVLERNAARSGNRRLSDEEVARIHGRMAGWYGSGLPIIDNSTYDVETTARVLDDILARSLASPPAW